From a region of the Corallococcus macrosporus genome:
- a CDS encoding M28 family metallopeptidase translates to MRLLPALFAALCSVSAVAAGTPTVTPQEKTAEQAITADLLRAHVRFLASDLLEGRGPGTRGDALAQEYIATQFEGLGLKPGAEGGGYLQRFDLMGINSHPGTMTFQAKAGRVELQPREDFIAVSGVQAPEAKLDASELVFVGYGIVAPEYQWDDFKGADLKGKTLVILNNDPEDDPRLFAGKARLWYGRWDYKYEQAAKTGAAGAIIIHTTPSAGYPWQVVRTSWTGEQFELPAGDAPRLQVKAWTTEDATKQVMKLAGQDLEALRTAAQKRDFRPVPLGVTLSLSLTNEVRRRPTANVLGLLPGSDPTLSKEVVLYSAHHDHLGKKDDGKPGEDVIYNGALDNAAGVAAMLSVARAFTALPTPPRRSILFAAVAAEEYGLLGSSYLASHPPVPPGRIAANINVDGGNVLGRTRDITVIGLGKSSLDTFVTAMAKTQGRTVKADQLSDRGFFYRSDQFNFARQGIPAAYFGSGMDFIGRPEGWGKAQRGQWEAKHYHQPSDEVRPEWDLSGAVEDTRLFFLVGAQVAKAPEMPVWNKGDEFEAARLKSLEALKAPPAK, encoded by the coding sequence ATGAGGCTCCTCCCCGCGCTGTTCGCTGCCCTGTGCTCGGTGTCCGCCGTCGCGGCGGGCACGCCCACCGTCACGCCGCAGGAGAAGACGGCCGAACAGGCCATCACCGCGGACCTCCTGCGCGCGCACGTGCGCTTCCTGGCGAGCGACCTGCTGGAAGGCCGCGGTCCCGGCACGCGCGGTGACGCGCTGGCGCAGGAGTACATCGCCACGCAGTTCGAGGGCCTGGGCCTCAAGCCGGGCGCGGAGGGCGGCGGCTACCTCCAGCGCTTCGACCTCATGGGCATCAACAGCCACCCGGGCACCATGACCTTCCAGGCGAAGGCGGGCCGCGTGGAGCTCCAGCCGCGCGAGGACTTCATCGCCGTCTCCGGCGTGCAGGCCCCGGAGGCGAAGCTGGATGCGTCCGAGCTGGTCTTCGTGGGCTACGGCATCGTCGCGCCGGAGTACCAGTGGGACGACTTCAAGGGCGCGGACCTGAAGGGCAAGACGCTGGTCATCCTCAACAATGATCCGGAGGACGACCCGCGCCTCTTCGCCGGCAAGGCGCGCCTCTGGTACGGCCGCTGGGACTACAAATACGAGCAGGCGGCGAAGACGGGCGCGGCGGGCGCCATCATCATCCACACCACGCCCAGCGCGGGCTACCCGTGGCAGGTGGTGCGCACGTCGTGGACCGGCGAGCAGTTCGAGCTGCCCGCGGGCGACGCGCCCCGCCTCCAGGTGAAGGCGTGGACCACCGAGGACGCCACGAAGCAGGTGATGAAGCTGGCCGGGCAGGACCTGGAGGCGCTGCGCACCGCCGCGCAGAAGCGCGACTTCCGCCCGGTGCCGCTGGGCGTGACGCTGTCCCTGAGCCTCACCAACGAGGTGCGCCGCCGGCCCACCGCGAACGTGCTGGGCCTGCTGCCCGGCAGCGACCCCACGCTGTCCAAGGAAGTGGTGCTCTACAGCGCACACCATGATCACCTGGGCAAGAAGGACGACGGCAAGCCCGGCGAGGACGTCATCTACAACGGCGCGCTGGACAACGCGGCCGGCGTGGCCGCGATGCTGTCCGTGGCCCGCGCCTTCACCGCGCTGCCCACGCCCCCGCGCCGCTCCATCCTCTTCGCCGCGGTGGCGGCGGAGGAGTACGGCCTGCTGGGTTCTTCGTACCTCGCGAGCCATCCGCCGGTGCCCCCGGGCCGCATCGCCGCGAACATCAACGTGGACGGCGGCAACGTGCTGGGCCGCACGCGGGACATCACCGTCATCGGCCTGGGCAAGTCCTCCCTGGACACCTTCGTCACCGCGATGGCGAAGACGCAGGGGCGCACGGTGAAGGCGGATCAGCTCTCCGACCGCGGCTTCTTCTACCGGTCGGATCAATTCAACTTCGCGCGCCAGGGCATCCCGGCCGCCTACTTCGGCAGCGGCATGGACTTCATCGGCCGGCCGGAGGGCTGGGGCAAGGCCCAGCGCGGCCAATGGGAGGCGAAGCACTACCACCAGCCCTCCGACGAGGTCCGCCCGGAGTGGGACCTGTCCGGCGCCGTGGAGGACACCCGCCTGTTCTTCCTGGTGGGCGCCCAGGTGGCCAAGGCCCCGGAGATGCCCGTCTGGAACAAGGGGGACGAGTTCGAGGCCGCCCGCCTGAAGTCCCTGGAGGCACTGAAGGCCCCGCCCGCGAAGTAG